Within Flavobacterium lindanitolerans, the genomic segment CTGATAGCAATATTCATTCCCAATTTCTCAATAAAATCATCCATAATATCTTCCACAATATCGCCACTTCCAATAATCACCGCTTTTTTTACATTTAATCCTCTTTTTATAGCATTTAAAATTGACATACCTCCCAATGAATGGCCTATAGCATATTCAAATGGTCCGAATTTTTTTTCTAATTCCAGAATACTGACGATAAATTCAGCCATATTACTGGTTTTACCAGAAGATTTTCCATGTGCCGGTGCATCAAAACTTAGGGTCGAATACCCTAATTTTAGCATTTCATCAGCAATTTTAACCAATTGGGTACCTCTGCCAGACCAACCATGAACAAGCAATATTTTTTTATCACTGCTACCATAATTATATACGACAATTTCTTTACCTAAGTTTTGAATGAATACGTTTTGCTGAAGTGAATTCTTATCCATCCCAATTTCTCGTTTTGGGAGTTTGTGCTTAATAGGCGAAGTAAAAAGTTTAGCTGCAAATTTCATAGCCAGTTTTGGCGAAATTGCTTCGGTTATTTTGGCGGTTATCAGGATGGGTTTCGGTATTTTGAGTGACTGCTGGTGCGTTTTTGGTTTTTCAGACATACTCCAATTTTTATGCAAGTTAAAATATATTAAATTTAGGAATCATAAATTAAATATAAAAGATATTTCCATGTTCAAAACCTATAAATAGAATCATTTCTAAATCAACAGGTTGCTTTGATATTTGGTTTAGCCGTTTCAAATAATGAAGCCTGGCATGGAGATTGTTAATATTTTAACAATAAATAAAGATTTCGTAGAAATTAAGTATCAAAGTAAATTAGTAAATTTGAGTAATAACCAATCAAAATAGTTCTCATGAAAAGAAGATATCTGTTAATACCGATTGCAATATTTGGTATTGTTTATTCTTGTGCGACCAATCCGTTTACCGGAAAAAGCACATTGGCACTGGTTCCTGATTCGCAGATTTTACCGTCAGCTTTTCAGCAGTATAGTACTTTTTTAAAGGAAAATAAAGTGGTGACCGGAACTGCGGACGCACAGCGAGTGGTAACCGTAGGAACAAAAATTAAAAATGCTGCCGAAAAATACCTGAATGCCAATGGTTATAAAGGTTATTTAAAAGATTACCAATGGGAATATAAGCTGGTAGAAAGTAAAGAAGTGAATGCCTGGTGTATGCCTGGCGGAAAGATTGTTTTTTATACAGGAATTCTTCCTATTACAAAAGATGAAACAGGTATGGCAGTCGTTATGGGACACGAAGTAGCGCACGCCTTGCTAAATCACGGACAACAAAGAATGAGTGCCGATGTATTACAGCAGTTAGGGAGTGTTGGTGTTGGAGCTGCCGTAGGAAACCAAAGCGAATCTATTCAGAAAATTGCAATGCAGGCCTATGGAGTGGGTACACAATATGGCGTAACCCTACCGTTTAGCCGAAGCCATGAAAGCGAAGCAGACAAAGTAGGGCTGACCTTAATGGCGATAGCGGGTTACAATCCGGAACAGTCGGTTGCTTTCTGGGAAAGAATGGCGGCAAATTCAGGAGGCAATGCACCACCGGAATTTATGAGTACGCACCCGTCTAATACGACAAGAATCGCGAACCTTAAAGCGTTGATTCCTCAGGCAAAAGCTGAAGCTGCAAAATACGGTGTGACATTTAAATAAAAGATAATCTGGATTAGATAAAAAAATAATATCTTCGAAGCTGTTCTAACGGACAGCTTTTTTTATACCTAAAAAACAAACTTATGCAAACAACTTTACCTAAGGGAAGTAAGAAATTAATGAATGCCTGGGCATTTTATGATTGGGCAAATTCAGTGTATCCTCTGGTTATATCTTCTGCTATTTTTCCTCTGTATTTTGGATTTCTTTTCCCAAAGGAAACTCCCGATGTACAGTTTTTAGGATATGATTTCAAGGCAACCGCACTAATAAGTTTTGTTACCGCTTTCGCATTTCTGGTGGTAGCTTTTATTTCTCCCTTTCTTTCAGGAATAGCAGATTTTGTAGGTAATAAAAAAAGATTCCTGCAATTTTTCTGCTTTTTGGGAGCCAGCTCCTGCATTGGAATGTATTGGTTTACGGTTGATAATATCTATTTTGGTATAACTTGTTTCTTCTTTGGGCTTATAGGTTTTTGGGGAAGTTTGGTTTTTTATAATTCCTATTTGCCGGATATAGCTTTTACAGAACAGCAGGACGGATTAAGTGCAAGAGGGTACTCTATGGGATATATTGGCAGTGTCATATTATTACTCATTTGCCTGTACCTGATTTTAAGCAAAGAAGGTGTGGAGGCACTTGAGATGATGAAAGTTTCTTTCGCCCTCACAGGTGTTTGGTGGCTGTTGTTTAGCCAATATGCTTTTTATTATCTTCCAAAAGGGAATAAGAACGCAGACAAAATTACAAAAGACATCCTTTTGAGTGGTTTCAGGGAATTAAAGAAAGTAAAAAATGAACTGCTGAAACACTTATCATTATCACGATATCTGGCTGCTTTTTTTGTTTACAGTATGGCAGTTCAAACGGTAATGCTGGTGGCTACTTATTTTGGAGAGCAGGAAATTAATTGGGCAGATACGGAAGAAAAAACCAAAGGTTTGATTATTAGTATTTTGGTTATTCAATTAGTAGCGGTACTTGGCGCTATAGTGACGGCAAAACTATCTAATAAATT encodes:
- a CDS encoding alpha/beta fold hydrolase, coding for MSEKPKTHQQSLKIPKPILITAKITEAISPKLAMKFAAKLFTSPIKHKLPKREIGMDKNSLQQNVFIQNLGKEIVVYNYGSSDKKILLVHGWSGRGTQLVKIADEMLKLGYSTLSFDAPAHGKSSGKTSNMAEFIVSILELEKKFGPFEYAIGHSLGGMSILNAIKRGLNVKKAVIIGSGDIVEDIMDDFIEKLGMNIAISKKMKASFEKKIKEPMDNFSAYRAAKEVTIPVLVIHDKEDEDVPVKAAYHIRENLKDGELVITEGLGHRKILGDTKVIKKIIEFLN
- a CDS encoding M48 family metallopeptidase, which encodes MKRRYLLIPIAIFGIVYSCATNPFTGKSTLALVPDSQILPSAFQQYSTFLKENKVVTGTADAQRVVTVGTKIKNAAEKYLNANGYKGYLKDYQWEYKLVESKEVNAWCMPGGKIVFYTGILPITKDETGMAVVMGHEVAHALLNHGQQRMSADVLQQLGSVGVGAAVGNQSESIQKIAMQAYGVGTQYGVTLPFSRSHESEADKVGLTLMAIAGYNPEQSVAFWERMAANSGGNAPPEFMSTHPSNTTRIANLKALIPQAKAEAAKYGVTFK
- a CDS encoding MFS transporter translates to MQTTLPKGSKKLMNAWAFYDWANSVYPLVISSAIFPLYFGFLFPKETPDVQFLGYDFKATALISFVTAFAFLVVAFISPFLSGIADFVGNKKRFLQFFCFLGASSCIGMYWFTVDNIYFGITCFFFGLIGFWGSLVFYNSYLPDIAFTEQQDGLSARGYSMGYIGSVILLLICLYLILSKEGVEALEMMKVSFALTGVWWLLFSQYAFYYLPKGNKNADKITKDILLSGFRELKKVKNELLKHLSLSRYLAAFFVYSMAVQTVMLVATYFGEQEINWADTEEKTKGLIISILVIQLVAVLGAIVTAKLSNKFGNIKTLIVINSIWVVICVCAYFVTEPIHFYVTACFVGLVMGGIQALSRSTYSKFLPKTEDTTSFFSFYDVAEKIGIVIGMCVYGLIDQITGSMRNSIVFLAVFFIVGVLLLFRVPKSVPKE